The following coding sequences lie in one Oncorhynchus masou masou isolate Uvic2021 chromosome 20, UVic_Omas_1.1, whole genome shotgun sequence genomic window:
- the LOC135506860 gene encoding zinc finger protein 69 homolog isoform X2, giving the protein MANSNCMIFHTQIASIMEVLANSAVAEICKIVDDDYAVFRLEITQGQKENMALRRKLLEVKVARERAEKTLRERVLASRPSSVKILDRYRGMARGEGHLTGGHRSFVKPAGHNTWRDDQPITVDDGSGTSTQHVILIESADVEAAVPGGSSLVKQERIEGEEDPQHSRDIQTGAAAVLVPPVATDHLSTTVPQPRTRCSITEVSGTPNATLKSETDTKTLTVTQRLLHTRSDHRLDPERQELGRLGCPYAPGSEYLLYGNPRPRTVHSHLDSGNTLETGNDPSCSYSTEMDPGNMPLGLETQNDLSRGDWNQYSSSVYSKGCQDEKGEGLVVDEVTVKVEGDALLAWNVDETHLGEGNSQGRDLLDYSGSLKTNLNVATRSPLHTFRDCDPVSTSMGPSDSHGRVIFDQVLNSNDTARAQAQGGGTTSSNIKEKRFRCMFCNKGFSCPQKVEIHQRVHTGEKPFSCTQCHMRFALAGNLKRHQRVHTGEKPFSCPQCEKRFSQAGDLKRHQRVHTGEKPFSCTQCDMRFALAGNLKMHLKVHTGEKQFACTHCGKSFTERSYLSIHQQKNHSTL; this is encoded by the exons ATGGCTAACTCTAACTGTATGATTTTCcacactcaaatagcctccatcatggaggtgctagcgaattcagccgtggcagagatctgtaaaatcgtagacgacgactatgcagtgtttcgtttaGAAATAACTCAAGGCCAGAAAGAAAACATGGCATTGCGGAGGAAACTACTGGAAGTTAAGGTGGCACGGGAGCGCGCAGAGAAGACATTACGAGAGCGCGTCCTCGCCAGTCGTCCCAGCAGTGTCAAGATCCTCGACCGATACAGAGGAATGGCAAGAG GTGAAGGGCATCTCACTGGAGGCCACAGGAGCTTTGTGAAGCCAGCGGGACACaacacatggagagatgaccAACCAATCACTGTTGATGATGGGAGCGGAACCTCAACCCAGCACGTTATCTTGATAGAG TCTGCAGATGTAGAGGCTGCAGTTCCTGGAGGATCATCTCTGGTCAAGCAGGAGAggattgaaggagaggaggacccacaacacagtagagacATCCAGACTGGCGCAGCGGCTGTACTAGTGCCCCCTGTAGCCACGGATCACTTATCCACCACCGTGCCCCAGCCCAGGACGCGATGCAGCATCACGGAGGTCAGTGGAACGCCGAACGCCACCctcaagtcagagacagacaccaagACTTTAACTGTAACACAAAGGCTTTTACACACAAGATCTGACCACAGGCTTGACCCAGAGAGACAGGAGCTGGGGAGACTGGGCTGTCCATATGCTCCTGGATCAGAGTATTTACTTTACGGTAACCCGAGACCGAGGACGGTTCATTCCCATCTGGACTCTGGTAACACGTTAGAGACTGGCAATGATCCGTCTTGTTCTTACTCGACAGAGATGGACCCTGGCAACATGCCCTTGGGTTTAGAGACACAGAATGATCTGTCTAGAGGAGACTGGAaccagtacagtagtagtgtatactcTAAAGGGTGCCAAGATGAGAAAGGGGAGGGTCTGGTCGTAGATGAGGTGACTGTGAAAGTGGAGGGGGATGCTCTTCTGGCATGGAATGTAGACGAGACTCATTTAGGAGAAGGAAACTCACAGGGCAGAGATTTGTTAGATTACAGTGGAAGCTTAAAGACAAATCTAAATGTCGCCACTCGCTCCCCTTTACACACGTTCAGGGATTGCGACCCAGTGTCCACTTCGATGGGGCCTTCCGATTCACACGGCCGCGTCATTTTCGATCAGGTTTTGAACTCAAACGACACGGCTAGAGCCCAGGCTCAGGGAGGGGGAACAACATCAAGCAATATTAAAGAGAAACGGTTCCGTtgcatgttctgtaacaaaggcttcagctGCCCTCAGAAGGTGGAAAttcaccagagggtccacactggggagaaacccttcagctgtacccagtgtcacatgcgCTTTGCCCTGGCTGGCAACCTGAAAAGACatcagagggtccacacaggggagaaacccttcagctgcccccagtgtgagaagaggttctcccaggctggtgacctgaagaggcaccagagggtccacacaggggagaaacccttcagctgtacccagtgtgaCATGCGCTTCGCCCTGGCTGGCAACctgaagatgcacctgaaggtccacacggGAGAAAAGCAGTTTGCCTGTACACACTGCGGGAAGAGCTTCACAGAGAGGAGCTACCTCAGtatacaccagcagaaaaaccATTCCACTCTATAA
- the LOC135506860 gene encoding zinc finger protein 69 homolog isoform X1, translating into MANSNCMIFHTQIASIMEVLANSAVAEICKIVDDDYAVFRLEITQGQKENMALRRKLLEVKVARERAEKTLRERVLASRPSSVKILDRYRGMARGEGHLTGGHRSFVKPAGHNTWRDDQPITVDDGSGTSTQHVILIEVNSADVEAAVPGGSSLVKQERIEGEEDPQHSRDIQTGAAAVLVPPVATDHLSTTVPQPRTRCSITEVSGTPNATLKSETDTKTLTVTQRLLHTRSDHRLDPERQELGRLGCPYAPGSEYLLYGNPRPRTVHSHLDSGNTLETGNDPSCSYSTEMDPGNMPLGLETQNDLSRGDWNQYSSSVYSKGCQDEKGEGLVVDEVTVKVEGDALLAWNVDETHLGEGNSQGRDLLDYSGSLKTNLNVATRSPLHTFRDCDPVSTSMGPSDSHGRVIFDQVLNSNDTARAQAQGGGTTSSNIKEKRFRCMFCNKGFSCPQKVEIHQRVHTGEKPFSCTQCHMRFALAGNLKRHQRVHTGEKPFSCPQCEKRFSQAGDLKRHQRVHTGEKPFSCTQCDMRFALAGNLKMHLKVHTGEKQFACTHCGKSFTERSYLSIHQQKNHSTL; encoded by the exons ATGGCTAACTCTAACTGTATGATTTTCcacactcaaatagcctccatcatggaggtgctagcgaattcagccgtggcagagatctgtaaaatcgtagacgacgactatgcagtgtttcgtttaGAAATAACTCAAGGCCAGAAAGAAAACATGGCATTGCGGAGGAAACTACTGGAAGTTAAGGTGGCACGGGAGCGCGCAGAGAAGACATTACGAGAGCGCGTCCTCGCCAGTCGTCCCAGCAGTGTCAAGATCCTCGACCGATACAGAGGAATGGCAAGAG GTGAAGGGCATCTCACTGGAGGCCACAGGAGCTTTGTGAAGCCAGCGGGACACaacacatggagagatgaccAACCAATCACTGTTGATGATGGGAGCGGAACCTCAACCCAGCACGTTATCTTGATAGAGGTTAAT TCTGCAGATGTAGAGGCTGCAGTTCCTGGAGGATCATCTCTGGTCAAGCAGGAGAggattgaaggagaggaggacccacaacacagtagagacATCCAGACTGGCGCAGCGGCTGTACTAGTGCCCCCTGTAGCCACGGATCACTTATCCACCACCGTGCCCCAGCCCAGGACGCGATGCAGCATCACGGAGGTCAGTGGAACGCCGAACGCCACCctcaagtcagagacagacaccaagACTTTAACTGTAACACAAAGGCTTTTACACACAAGATCTGACCACAGGCTTGACCCAGAGAGACAGGAGCTGGGGAGACTGGGCTGTCCATATGCTCCTGGATCAGAGTATTTACTTTACGGTAACCCGAGACCGAGGACGGTTCATTCCCATCTGGACTCTGGTAACACGTTAGAGACTGGCAATGATCCGTCTTGTTCTTACTCGACAGAGATGGACCCTGGCAACATGCCCTTGGGTTTAGAGACACAGAATGATCTGTCTAGAGGAGACTGGAaccagtacagtagtagtgtatactcTAAAGGGTGCCAAGATGAGAAAGGGGAGGGTCTGGTCGTAGATGAGGTGACTGTGAAAGTGGAGGGGGATGCTCTTCTGGCATGGAATGTAGACGAGACTCATTTAGGAGAAGGAAACTCACAGGGCAGAGATTTGTTAGATTACAGTGGAAGCTTAAAGACAAATCTAAATGTCGCCACTCGCTCCCCTTTACACACGTTCAGGGATTGCGACCCAGTGTCCACTTCGATGGGGCCTTCCGATTCACACGGCCGCGTCATTTTCGATCAGGTTTTGAACTCAAACGACACGGCTAGAGCCCAGGCTCAGGGAGGGGGAACAACATCAAGCAATATTAAAGAGAAACGGTTCCGTtgcatgttctgtaacaaaggcttcagctGCCCTCAGAAGGTGGAAAttcaccagagggtccacactggggagaaacccttcagctgtacccagtgtcacatgcgCTTTGCCCTGGCTGGCAACCTGAAAAGACatcagagggtccacacaggggagaaacccttcagctgcccccagtgtgagaagaggttctcccaggctggtgacctgaagaggcaccagagggtccacacaggggagaaacccttcagctgtacccagtgtgaCATGCGCTTCGCCCTGGCTGGCAACctgaagatgcacctgaaggtccacacggGAGAAAAGCAGTTTGCCTGTACACACTGCGGGAAGAGCTTCACAGAGAGGAGCTACCTCAGtatacaccagcagaaaaaccATTCCACTCTATAA